The Coleofasciculus sp. FACHB-1120 DNA segment GCAAGAATTAGCACAAGTGCTGGCAGTTAAATACTGCGATACGGCGTTATATGACATTAATGGGGCTACTTCCACCGTTTGCTATGAGTATACGCTCTCTATGCCTTCATCTGAGGGAAGCGAAATTCAAATGGCAAGTAATCCGGCGATTTACTCCCAATTGTTGCAAGGAAAGTATCTGCAATTTTGCAAGCTCGGTCCCAATCCCATTCAGCCGAATTCTGGTCAATTTTCAGTTTTAGCTTGTCCGATTTTTGATAACCAAGGGGTTTTGGGCGATCTGTGGTTATTAAACGATCGGGAATATATTTTTAACGACTTAGAGATTCGCTTATTACAGCAGGTTGCGAATCAATGCGCGATCGCGATTAGACAAGCCCGACTTTACCAAGCTTCACTGACTCAAGTAGAGGAATTAGAAAAACTCAATCAGCTCAAAGATGATTTTCTGAGTACAGTTTCTCATGAGTTACGCACCCCGGTTTCTAACATGAAAATGGCAATTCAAATGTTGGAGGTTTTGATGGAAAAAAAGGACGATTGGTGTGAGAATCACATCATCAATCAAAATCCAGAAAATCATCCTGCTTATCGCTATTTCACGTTGCTGAATGATGAGTGCGACCGAGAAATGAACTTAATTAACGACCTACTGCACTTACAGCAACTCAATGCCGGGGCGCATCCTTTAGAAAAAACTACAATCCGTTTACAAGACTGGATTCCCCATATCATAGAACCTTTTGAACAGCGAACTCAAAAATATAAGCAAATTTTACAAGTAGATATTCCCGAAGAACTCCCCATTTTGGTGTCCGATCCATTCAGTTTGGCACGTATCCTTACTGAGTTGTTGACAAATGCTTGTAAATATACACCACCAGAAGAAAAAATTACAATCGCTGTTCGAGCTAAATCGGAAATCCTGCAAATTTGCGTGACTAATTCTGGTATTGAAATTCCCACAAATGAAATTTCTCGAATATTTGATAAGTTCTACCGAATTCCAAGTCATGACCCGTGGAAGCATGGCGGAACTGGTTTAGGATTGGCACTTGTCCAAAAAATGGTAGCTTATTTAGGAGGAGTGATTAAGGTTCAAAGTACATCTGAAAATACCTGTTTCTTAGTGGAATTGCCGATTGCATGAAATTGATAAAATTGTCAAAAATTAATTTTATTTGAAAAAAACTCGCAAAACTATTAAATATGTCATTCAATCCCACAAAAATACAAGCGATAGGAAAACTATGCCATAGCTATGCGTTTTCTTGGCGGTAAAACGCAAAGAAAGAGATAAAAACAACCTATAAAAATCTAGATTACTATAGAGAATAAAAATTAAAAGTAAAACTTAAAAGTTAGATTTTTACCAATGACTAATTATCAGTCTGCCGGTGGTGTTCCAGAAGAAAGTGTGGGTCAAATTTTACAGCGGGGGGGAGAAGAACTGGCGCTGGAAAAAGTGAGCGATCGCTTCACGGTTCGCCCCGCCACCTCCGACACTGCATCTGAGGAGTTGGCGCAAACAATTCCCGCCCAAGCTCACCACGAAATTCCCGGTAAAAGCGGAATCGCTCCTCCTCTACAAGAATTTATTGTTGCCCCATCCCAGCGAGACGAAGCCATGCAAGTGGCACGACAATCAGAGGATGTCGCCTTTGCCAGTCACGTCTATAAACTTAAAGAGAATCCACAGACGTTAGTTTACCTAACGGATCAGGTGACAATTCAATTTGTCCCATCCGTGAATGAAGAAACCCAAAGAGCGATCGCATCCTTATTTGGCTTACAATTGCTGCGACCCGTCAGCGGGATTCCTAACACCTTCATCTTCGAGGTCAGTCCGCAAGCACAAGAAAATCCGATCAAAATTGCCAATCGCTTAATCGGTCGAAAAGAGGTACTCACCGCCGAACCCAATATCGTTGTTCGACAAGAAAAGCACTACCGACCTAAAGATTCCCTCTATCCCAAGCAATGGTATCTCAACAACCTTGGCGGATCTCAGATAGCAGCGGGTTCTCACATTTCAGTTGAGAAAGCCTGGGATATCACCAAAGGCATCCGTTCCATCGTTGTCGCAGTGGCAGATGATGGCTTTGACCTCAACCACCCAGATTTTCAGGGAACCGGCAAAATTGTTGCCCCTAAAGATTTCAAAGAACAAGACTTCTTGCCGCTACCTGAAGACGACAATGAAAACCACGGAACCGCTTGTGCTGGGGTTGCAGTTGCAGAAGAAACCGGCACCGGCATTGTGGGAGTTGCCCCAGGCTGTGCCCTGATGCCCCTTCGCACCACCGGCTATCTAGATGACGAAACCATCGAACAGCTCTTTGATTGGGCTACTAACAACGGTGCTGCGGTCATTTCCTGTAGCTGGGGGCCAGCAGCCGTTTACTTCCCCCTCTCTCTGCGGCAACGCGCCGCCCTAACTCGTGCCGCAACCGAAGGACGAGACGGTAAAGGCTGTGTCATTGTCTTTGCTGCCGGGAATGCGAATCGCCCCATCAGCGGCACGATTAACGAACAGGGATGGCAGAATAACCTGCTAAAAGGTCCGACTCAGTGGCTAGGTGGTTTCACCGTTCATCCAGATGCGATCGCAGTTTCTGCTTGTACCAGCCTCAACAAAAAATCTGCCTACAGCAACTGGGGAACCAACATCTCTGTCTGTGCCCCCAGCAACAATGCGCCGCCGGGAATGTGGTTTGAACAAACCGGCTATGTCAGTACCGCCCCCGAAGTCAGAGCAGTGCTGTTAGGATTAGGAATCTTTACCACTGACCGACTGGGAGCCGCTGGCTACGGCAGCAGCAACTTCACTAGTGACTTCGGCGGCACCTCCAGTGCTTGTCCCGTGGTCGCAGGCGTCGCTGCCTTGATTCTGTCAGCTAATCCCGATTTAACTGCAAAAGAAGTTAGGCAAATTCTGCAACAAACCGCTGACAAAGTAGTTGACCCCGACCCCGACCCCCAATTAGCTTTTCGATTGGGCAGTTACGATGCAAACGGTTTCTCTCAGTGGTTCGGCTATGGCAAGATCAATGCTTTTAAAGCTGTTCAAGCTGCCCAACAGCAGCGCGCCCAACCATCACAAGCCTCCCAAGTCTTGCACGGACGCAACGACAACCTCATCCTCATTCCCGACTATAATTTGCAAGGCGTTACCAGCCCAATTAATGTAACCTACCCCAGCCCCCTACGAGAGATCCAAGTCAGCCTCAACATTCAACACGAGTTTTTGGGGGATATTGAGGTTAGTTTGAGAAGTCCTAACGGGATTACGGTGCTGTTGCAAGGTCGCACACTGGGTTCTACAACTCAATTGCAAGCCACCTACACTCTGCAAAATACACCTGCACTCAAGGAATTCCTCAACAAATCCGCAGCAGGCGTCTGGCATCTGGGGGTGGTGGATTACGCCCAAATGGATACGGGGACTTTGAACAGTTGGGAATTAACCTTGGGCATCTGATATAGGGTTACGGCTGTAAGGGTATGGCACTGTCCCTACTACGCCCAATATCGGCAATCAGAGGATGGTGCTTGATCTATAAAAATAGCGGTAATGGTAATTGAGTAATGGGTCGTCTCCCATTACCAATTACCTAAAAGCTTTTGTTCGCGAATAAATGAGAATTTCGATAGAGATGTTAAAACGATGACTGAGCGCCCGATACTTTCTCTAAGGGGGGTGCAGCCTGGAGCGTATCCACCTCTTCTACTTCGCATCCATCTATCTGTTTAAGCGCTGCTTCTAAATCGGCGGTTAGCTTTTTCGCACTTTGTTTTGGCGTATTGCTGCAATAATCCGCTACTGAAATCGGCGAACCAATGTGAATTTTGACACCGCAGCCCCAATGGGGTACTGAGCTGCCGTAACGGACGCTGATGGGCACAATTTTCACATCCAACTCGGGTTGACTGGATTCTACTTGCAAGGCAATACGAGCTAAACCCGTCTTCAGGGGGTGAACGTCTTTGTCTTGATAGATGCCGCCCTCTGGGAAGATGACCAGCACTTCACCCCGACGGAGAACTTCGACGCCATGACGAAAAGTGCCAACTCCGGGATTGCGGGTATCCACTGGAAACCCTCCCATACGGCTGATGAACCAGCCTTGCCACCCTTTCATTTCATCCGCGGAAACCATAAACCGCAGGTCACGACCCGTCACAGGTTGTCCAGCCGCGTGAGGCACCACAAATGCATCCCAGCGAGAGCGATGGGTAGGAGCCAGAATCACTGGTCCGGTAGCAGGGATATTCTCTTGTCCGGTGACTTCGGCTTTACCAAAATAAAACGGTATGACAAGATATTTCGTCACCTTATAGCCTAAAGAAGCTAGCCAAGGTAAAACACGGGAAGTAACAGGAACTACCTTGACTGGTTTCGGTGTCTCTATCGTTTGTTCAGAGGGGTCGGGCTGAGTCATCACGAATAAAACTTCTCACAGCATCCATAATGCCACCTTATATATGATTACGGCATCTGTCTTCTACAAGAAGGACAGTTCTCATGCTGTCATTAGCAGAGTGAAAGTAATCATAAATAAGAGCA contains these protein-coding regions:
- a CDS encoding GAF domain-containing protein; this translates as MNITCHESDSSLVLIVDDDRFTRMQLRGMMEQEGYTVVEASDGEEGLAVYMSLHPDIVLLDALMPIMDGFTCCSQLRSLPQGDRTPVLIITSLDDRESVNQAFEAGATDYVTKPVHWAVLRQRMRRLLQASRATEELRQQNQQQRLMGAMLERIRQSLNLEEILSTTANEVRQFLQTDRVIIYRFNPDWSGIVEVESVDERWTAILGQTILDPCFASSYVEPYKHGRIRATEDIHNAGLKQCYIDLVSQLQVKANLVVPILQNRAEGQELKTEEGESGSSQPLPLSTDNTELWGLLIAHHCSQPRQWQAWEIDFLSALATQVAIAIQQSELYQQVQRLNTNLEHQVQERTSQLQQALKFEAMLKRITDKVRDSLDESHILQTAVQELAQVLAVKYCDTALYDINGATSTVCYEYTLSMPSSEGSEIQMASNPAIYSQLLQGKYLQFCKLGPNPIQPNSGQFSVLACPIFDNQGVLGDLWLLNDREYIFNDLEIRLLQQVANQCAIAIRQARLYQASLTQVEELEKLNQLKDDFLSTVSHELRTPVSNMKMAIQMLEVLMEKKDDWCENHIINQNPENHPAYRYFTLLNDECDREMNLINDLLHLQQLNAGAHPLEKTTIRLQDWIPHIIEPFEQRTQKYKQILQVDIPEELPILVSDPFSLARILTELLTNACKYTPPEEKITIAVRAKSEILQICVTNSGIEIPTNEISRIFDKFYRIPSHDPWKHGGTGLGLALVQKMVAYLGGVIKVQSTSENTCFLVELPIA
- a CDS encoding S8 family serine peptidase, with translation MTNYQSAGGVPEESVGQILQRGGEELALEKVSDRFTVRPATSDTASEELAQTIPAQAHHEIPGKSGIAPPLQEFIVAPSQRDEAMQVARQSEDVAFASHVYKLKENPQTLVYLTDQVTIQFVPSVNEETQRAIASLFGLQLLRPVSGIPNTFIFEVSPQAQENPIKIANRLIGRKEVLTAEPNIVVRQEKHYRPKDSLYPKQWYLNNLGGSQIAAGSHISVEKAWDITKGIRSIVVAVADDGFDLNHPDFQGTGKIVAPKDFKEQDFLPLPEDDNENHGTACAGVAVAEETGTGIVGVAPGCALMPLRTTGYLDDETIEQLFDWATNNGAAVISCSWGPAAVYFPLSLRQRAALTRAATEGRDGKGCVIVFAAGNANRPISGTINEQGWQNNLLKGPTQWLGGFTVHPDAIAVSACTSLNKKSAYSNWGTNISVCAPSNNAPPGMWFEQTGYVSTAPEVRAVLLGLGIFTTDRLGAAGYGSSNFTSDFGGTSSACPVVAGVAALILSANPDLTAKEVRQILQQTADKVVDPDPDPQLAFRLGSYDANGFSQWFGYGKINAFKAVQAAQQQRAQPSQASQVLHGRNDNLILIPDYNLQGVTSPINVTYPSPLREIQVSLNIQHEFLGDIEVSLRSPNGITVLLQGRTLGSTTQLQATYTLQNTPALKEFLNKSAAGVWHLGVVDYAQMDTGTLNSWELTLGI
- a CDS encoding 1-acyl-sn-glycerol-3-phosphate acyltransferase, encoding MTQPDPSEQTIETPKPVKVVPVTSRVLPWLASLGYKVTKYLVIPFYFGKAEVTGQENIPATGPVILAPTHRSRWDAFVVPHAAGQPVTGRDLRFMVSADEMKGWQGWFISRMGGFPVDTRNPGVGTFRHGVEVLRRGEVLVIFPEGGIYQDKDVHPLKTGLARIALQVESSQPELDVKIVPISVRYGSSVPHWGCGVKIHIGSPISVADYCSNTPKQSAKKLTADLEAALKQIDGCEVEEVDTLQAAPPLEKVSGAQSSF